One genomic window of Salvia miltiorrhiza cultivar Shanhuang (shh) unplaced genomic scaffold, IMPLAD_Smil_shh original_scaffold_381, whole genome shotgun sequence includes the following:
- the LOC131004319 gene encoding UDP-glycosyltransferase 83A1-like: protein MAAVSGNRPHVLAVPLPAQGHVKPLMSLCRQIAKHGIKVTFINAQSIHHKILSASAAEEEDDDDSDANIVMTAVPDGLSPEHDPNNPFTLFELIERINGDNPDQKISCVIADLSFGWVSEIAQKMGAEFLGFSTPSFASFAILLHIRNLIQQGYLDTNGSPERSDMIRLSDEIAGWRNNEFPWSFPGDLKHQKIIFHCVQSYKAADKANCLLSNTCYELEPAACDLHPNILPVGPLHLVEAAKTPEKSRSNSGNFYAQDTSCLIWLDTKPSGSVVYVSFGSFAVSYEQQQLDELALGLELSGRPFLWVVKRDIANGPHAEFPDGFLERVAGFGKIVEWAPQDEVLSHPAVACFVSHCGWNSTLEGVSKGVSYLCWPYFSDQVHNESYICDKWEIGLRIDCDENGIRSRYEIKKKIDMVLSESRFKENALKLKETCAKSVAEGGSSYKNLMTFIDHLKESA, encoded by the exons ATGGCTGCAGTTTCCGGCAACAGACCTCACGTATTGGCGGTTCCGCTCCCCGCCCAAGGCCACGTGAAGCCGCTGATGAGCCTGTGCCGCCAAATAGCCAAACACGGCATTAAGGTCACCTTTATTAACGCCCAATCTATACATCACAAAATACTCTCTGCATCTGCtgctgaagaagaagatgatgatgattccGACGCCAACATAGTGATGACGGCAGTCCCCGACGGGCTATCGCCCGAGCACGATCCGAACAACCCCTTTACGCTGTTTGAATTGATTGAGAGGATTAATGGTGACAATCCAGACCAGAAAATCAGCTGTGTCATCGCTGATCTTTCGTTTGGGTGGGTTTCGGAGATAGCACAAAAAATGGGAGCTGAATTTTTGGGCTTTTCAACCCCTTCCTTTGCGTCCTTCGCCATACTGCTTCACATTCGAAACCTTATTCAACAAGGATATCTTGACACAAACG GATCGCCGGAGAGAAGTGACATGATCAGGCTCTCCGACGAAATAGCAGGCTGGAGAAACAATGAGTTTCCATGGAGCTTTCCCGGCGACCTCAAACATCAAAAGATTATCTTCCACTGTGTCCAATCATACAAAGCTGCTGATAAAGCAAACTGCTTGCTTTCCAATACTTGCTATGAACTCGAACCCGCAGCTTGCGACTTACACCCAAATATCCTCCCTGTCGGGCCGCTGCATTTAGTCGAGGCGGCGAAGACGCCGGAGAAATCTCGTTCCAATTCCGGCAACTTTTACGCTCAAGATACATCTTGCTTGATCTGGCTGGACACCAAACCCTCTGGCTCAGTGGTGTACGTTTCTTTCGGCAGCTTTGCAGTTTCCTATGAACAACAACAGCTGGATGAACTGGCCCTCGGGCTCGAGCTTTCGGGCCGGCCTTTTCTGTGGGTTGTCAAGCGGGACATTGCGAACGGGCCGCATGCCGAGTTCCCGGACGGGTTTCTGGAGAGGGTGGCCGGGTTTGGGAAGATTGTTGAGTGGGCGCCGCAGGATGAAGTTCTCTCTCATCCTGCTGTTGCGTGTTTCGTGTCTCACTGTGGATGGAACTCGACTCTCGAAGGCGTTAGCAAAGGGGTGTCGTATCTTTGTTGGCCATATTTTTCGGATCAAGTACATAATGAGAGCTATATTTGTGATAAGTGGGAGATTGGGTTGAGAATCGATTGTGACGAAAATGGGATTAGATCGAGATATGAAATCAAGAAGAAGATCGACATGGTTTTATCTGAGAGTAGGTTTAAGGAAAATGCATTGAAACTCAAGGAAACGTGTGCCAAGAGTGTTGCTGAAGGGGGTTCATCTTATAAGAATTTGATGACATTTATCGATCATCTTAAAGAAAGtgcataa